The following coding sequences are from one Hymenobacter sp. DG25A window:
- a CDS encoding DUF4136 domain-containing protein has translation MKPSATLLVALGLSLTGCFTAYEAQIESDYSYKADFRHYRTFSFVSGDGLAADTSKLGQILRDAIRTRLRQQGYQQAERRPDLLVNFNVYEGDLRFRGFAQPTLTSWISWGQVETENTPFSQREAYQPLRLMLREGTLLITLIDNRTNRAIWNGYASGVTVPAGTQGVTVLRRSVRSIFDEYRVFTKGYINHEK, from the coding sequence ATGAAACCATCAGCCACGCTACTGGTTGCCCTGGGGCTTTCCCTCACGGGCTGCTTCACCGCCTATGAAGCCCAGATTGAATCAGATTATAGTTACAAGGCCGACTTTCGCCACTATCGCACCTTCTCCTTCGTTTCAGGCGACGGGCTAGCCGCCGACACCAGCAAACTAGGGCAAATTCTGCGCGATGCCATCCGTACCCGCCTGCGTCAGCAGGGCTACCAGCAGGCAGAACGCCGCCCCGATTTACTGGTGAACTTCAATGTATATGAGGGGGATTTGCGGTTTCGCGGCTTTGCCCAGCCAACCCTTACTTCCTGGATATCATGGGGGCAAGTTGAGACAGAAAATACGCCCTTCAGCCAGCGGGAGGCCTACCAGCCCCTGCGTTTGATGCTGCGGGAAGGCACCCTACTCATTACTCTGATAGATAACCGCACCAACCGGGCCATCTGGAATGGCTATGCCAGCGGCGTAACGGTGCCGGCCGGCACACAGGGAGTAACCGTGTTGCGCCGCTCCGTGCGCTCCATTTTTGATGAATACCGGGTCTTTACCAAAGGCTATATCAACCACGAGAAGTAA
- a CDS encoding ABC transporter ATP-binding protein, protein MSWYSSFLKSISAQRPRPDGKPTLTVRERVSALRHLPAFLRLIWETSPSLTLGNMVLRLMRAALPLAMLYVGQLILDAVISLNRLPAAERMLMPVISLLALEFGLAVLSDALGRAVALLDSLLGDLFANRSSVRLMEHAAELDLDQFEDSTFYDKLERARRQTLSRTVLMSQVLAQAQDTITMLFLAVGLAAFNPWLLLLLLIAVIPAFLGESHFNERSYSLVHSWTPERRELDYLRQTGASDETAKEVKIFGLSGFLIERFRLLSDEFYQKNKVLALRRAGWGAFFAAVGAAGYYAAYVFIISQAVKGAISIGQLTFLAGSFARMRGLLEGILSRFSSVAEGALYLQDFFDFFHLQPRIVRDEARPVRPFPQPIQQGFTFENVGFKYRNAAGWALRHLNFTLQAGEKLALVGENGAGKTTLVKLLARLYDPTEGRILLDGYDLREYDPAELRQEIGVIFQDFVRFQLSAGQNLAVGRIDEKDNQPRIEQAAAQSLADSVVRKLPEGYNQIIGRRFSKGVDLSGGEWQKIALGRAYMRDAQLLILDEPTAALDARAEHEVFQRFADLTKGKTAILISHRFSTVRMANRILVIENGQFVEIGSHAELLAKGGRYAELFQLQAAGYR, encoded by the coding sequence ATGTCCTGGTATTCCTCCTTTCTTAAGTCTATATCGGCCCAACGCCCCCGGCCGGATGGCAAGCCCACGCTCACCGTGCGAGAGCGGGTATCGGCGCTCCGGCACCTGCCAGCTTTTCTGCGCCTCATCTGGGAAACCAGCCCTTCGCTCACGCTCGGTAATATGGTCCTGCGCCTGATGCGCGCGGCCCTGCCGCTGGCCATGCTCTATGTGGGTCAGCTGATTCTGGATGCGGTAATCAGCCTCAACCGCCTGCCCGCCGCCGAGCGTATGCTCATGCCCGTTATAAGCCTGCTGGCGCTGGAGTTTGGGCTGGCGGTGCTTTCTGATGCCCTTGGCCGCGCCGTGGCGCTGCTGGATTCGCTGCTGGGCGACCTGTTTGCCAACCGCTCCTCGGTGCGGCTGATGGAGCATGCCGCCGAGCTGGACCTGGACCAGTTTGAAGACAGCACCTTCTACGATAAGCTGGAGCGCGCCCGCCGCCAAACCTTGTCCCGCACCGTGCTGATGTCGCAGGTGCTGGCCCAGGCTCAGGATACCATTACCATGCTGTTTCTGGCCGTGGGCCTGGCCGCCTTCAACCCCTGGCTGCTGCTGCTTTTGCTGATAGCCGTAATTCCCGCTTTTCTTGGCGAGTCGCACTTTAACGAGCGCAGCTACTCGCTGGTGCATTCCTGGACGCCCGAGCGGCGGGAGTTGGACTACCTGCGCCAGACCGGGGCTTCCGATGAAACGGCCAAGGAAGTCAAGATCTTCGGGCTGTCGGGCTTTCTCATTGAGCGGTTTCGGCTGCTTTCCGATGAGTTTTACCAGAAGAACAAAGTACTGGCCCTGCGCCGGGCGGGGTGGGGCGCTTTTTTTGCGGCCGTAGGGGCGGCAGGCTACTACGCAGCTTATGTTTTCATCATCAGCCAAGCAGTAAAGGGCGCCATCAGCATAGGTCAGCTTACCTTTCTGGCCGGCTCGTTTGCCCGCATGCGGGGCTTGCTGGAAGGAATTCTCAGTCGCTTCAGCTCGGTAGCTGAAGGTGCCTTATACCTGCAGGACTTTTTCGACTTCTTTCATCTTCAGCCCCGCATTGTGCGCGACGAAGCCCGGCCCGTACGGCCCTTCCCGCAGCCAATTCAGCAGGGCTTCACATTTGAGAATGTGGGGTTCAAGTACCGCAACGCCGCCGGCTGGGCCCTGCGCCACCTTAACTTCACGCTGCAGGCCGGCGAAAAGCTGGCGCTGGTGGGGGAGAATGGTGCCGGCAAAACCACGCTGGTAAAGTTGCTCGCCCGCCTCTACGACCCCACCGAAGGCCGCATTCTGCTGGATGGCTACGACCTGCGCGAGTACGACCCCGCCGAGCTGCGCCAGGAAATTGGCGTCATCTTCCAGGATTTTGTCCGGTTCCAGCTATCCGCGGGCCAGAACCTGGCCGTGGGCCGCATCGACGAAAAAGACAACCAGCCCCGCATTGAGCAGGCCGCCGCCCAAAGCCTCGCCGATTCCGTGGTGCGCAAGTTGCCCGAGGGCTACAACCAAATAATAGGCCGCCGCTTTTCCAAAGGGGTAGACCTAAGCGGGGGCGAGTGGCAGAAAATAGCGCTGGGCCGCGCCTACATGCGCGATGCGCAGCTGCTGATTCTGGACGAGCCCACTGCTGCCCTGGATGCCCGCGCCGAGCACGAGGTATTCCAGCGCTTCGCCGACCTGACCAAAGGCAAAACCGCCATCCTCATCAGTCACCGCTTCAGCACCGTACGCATGGCCAACCGTATTCTGGTCATTGAGAACGGGCAGTTTGTGGAAATCGGCTCACATGCGGAGCTGCTGGCAAAAGGTGGGCGCTACGCCGAGCTGTTTCAGCTGCAGGCCGCCGGTTACCGGTAG
- a CDS encoding catalase: MDKKPKNTAGGNGNGHTPADGTGTGVTGAGSSQDRRTAPGETGQTLTTRQGHPLTNNQNLRTVGNRGPATLENYQFLEKISHFDRERVPERVVHARGAGAHGVFEAYGKVGNEPIAKYTRAKLFNTKGKQTPVFVRFSTVGHGGHSPETLRDPRGFAVKFYTEDGNWDLVGNNLKVFFIRDAMKFPDLIHSQKPDPVTNRQSGERIFDFICNTPEAMHMVSFLFSPWGIPANYRQMQGSGVNTYKWVNAQGEAVLVKYHWEPLQGIKNLTQAEAEAIQAKNFNHATQDLFDHIKAGKFPEWELCVQIMSDDEHPELDFDPLDDTKIWPQEQFPFLPVGKMTLNRNPENYFAEVEQAAFGTGVLVDGLDFSDDKMLQGRTFSYSDTQRYRVGTNYLQLPINAPKKHVATNQRDGQMAYHVDSAPGQNLHINYEPSSLNGLKEAPRTAPDHMPEYKGRLIRETIDRQNNFKQAGERYRLHEDWERDDLINNMVGALADANQKVQDKMIELCTNCDPDWGRRVAEGIRTARQHQAGATQANESKSAQAVEQAEATAHEAKPY; the protein is encoded by the coding sequence ATGGATAAAAAGCCAAAAAATACCGCTGGCGGCAACGGCAACGGCCACACGCCCGCCGATGGTACCGGAACGGGCGTAACGGGTGCGGGTTCCTCGCAGGACCGGCGCACGGCCCCGGGCGAAACCGGCCAGACGCTGACCACCCGCCAGGGCCACCCCCTCACCAATAACCAAAACCTGCGTACCGTAGGCAACCGCGGCCCGGCCACGCTGGAAAACTATCAGTTCCTGGAAAAAATCAGCCACTTCGACCGGGAGCGGGTGCCGGAGCGCGTGGTGCACGCCCGTGGCGCCGGGGCCCACGGCGTGTTCGAAGCTTATGGCAAAGTAGGCAACGAGCCCATTGCGAAATACACCCGCGCCAAGCTGTTCAACACTAAAGGCAAGCAGACGCCTGTTTTCGTGCGATTCAGCACCGTGGGCCACGGTGGCCACTCCCCGGAAACCCTGCGCGACCCCCGCGGCTTTGCCGTGAAGTTTTACACCGAAGATGGCAACTGGGACCTGGTAGGCAACAACCTGAAGGTGTTCTTCATCCGCGACGCCATGAAGTTCCCGGACCTGATTCACTCCCAGAAGCCCGACCCGGTGACCAACCGCCAGAGCGGGGAACGGATTTTCGACTTCATCTGCAACACGCCGGAGGCCATGCACATGGTGTCGTTCCTGTTCTCGCCCTGGGGCATTCCGGCCAACTACCGGCAAATGCAGGGCTCCGGCGTAAACACTTATAAATGGGTGAATGCCCAGGGCGAGGCAGTGCTGGTGAAATACCACTGGGAGCCGCTGCAGGGCATCAAAAACCTGACCCAGGCCGAGGCCGAAGCCATTCAGGCCAAGAACTTCAACCACGCCACCCAGGACCTATTCGACCACATCAAAGCCGGAAAATTCCCGGAGTGGGAGCTGTGTGTGCAGATTATGAGTGATGATGAGCACCCGGAGCTGGACTTCGACCCGCTGGATGATACCAAAATCTGGCCCCAGGAGCAGTTTCCTTTCCTGCCCGTGGGCAAGATGACGCTGAACCGCAACCCCGAAAACTACTTTGCCGAGGTAGAGCAGGCCGCGTTCGGGACCGGGGTTCTGGTGGATGGCCTCGACTTCTCCGACGACAAGATGCTGCAGGGCCGCACGTTCTCCTACTCCGACACGCAGCGCTACCGCGTGGGCACCAACTATCTGCAGCTGCCCATCAACGCGCCCAAAAAGCACGTGGCCACCAACCAGCGCGACGGCCAGATGGCCTACCACGTGGACTCCGCGCCCGGCCAGAACCTGCACATCAACTACGAGCCCAGCAGCTTGAACGGTCTCAAGGAAGCGCCTCGCACCGCCCCTGACCACATGCCCGAGTACAAAGGCCGCCTGATTCGGGAAACCATCGACCGGCAGAATAACTTCAAGCAGGCCGGCGAGCGGTACCGTCTGCACGAAGACTGGGAGCGGGACGACCTCATCAATAACATGGTGGGCGCCCTAGCCGATGCCAATCAGAAAGTGCAGGACAAGATGATTGAGCTCTGCACCAACTGCGACCCGGACTGGGGCCGGCGCGTGGCCGAAGGCATCCGCACTGCCCGGCAGCACCAGGCCGGCGCCACACAGGCTAATGAAAGCAAAAGCGCTCAGGCTGTAGAGCAGGCCGAAGCTACCGCCCACGAAGCCAAACCGTACTAA
- a CDS encoding MFS transporter: MPLPVSSSRVYTIGFWLMALSSFLFFLSFNMLVPELPDHLTRMGGADYKGFIIALFTLTAGLSRPFSGKLADTVGRIPVMVFGSLVCFVCGFFYPWATTVAGFLFLRLIHGFSTGFKPTGTAAFIADIVPLNRRGEAMGLLGVAGSLGMAAGPALGSLLTQWFSLNTMFYCSSGAALLSLLVQGTLTETLPQDQRERFSWGLLRLNWREILEPRVLAPSLVTLLCLFPYGVILTVVPDQSQLMGTSNKGLFFTCYTLASLVVRLVAGRASDRYGRVPVLRASTALMLVALLVLAGAHSLVTFLLAAVLFGLAAGVNSPTLYAWTIDLSHPERRGRAVATMYIALEAGIGMGALLAGWLYGNVAAHLPYVHGVSAGLTLVALIYLFVGVRARPTV; the protein is encoded by the coding sequence ATGCCGCTTCCTGTTAGCTCCTCCCGCGTCTATACCATCGGCTTCTGGCTGATGGCTCTATCGTCGTTTCTGTTTTTCCTGAGCTTTAACATGCTCGTGCCCGAGCTGCCCGACCACCTTACCCGGATGGGCGGCGCTGACTACAAGGGCTTTATTATTGCGCTGTTCACCCTCACGGCGGGGCTTTCCAGACCCTTTAGCGGTAAGCTGGCTGATACAGTGGGCCGCATTCCGGTGATGGTGTTCGGCTCACTGGTTTGCTTTGTCTGCGGCTTCTTTTACCCCTGGGCCACTACGGTGGCAGGCTTCCTGTTTCTACGGCTGATCCATGGCTTCAGTACCGGCTTCAAGCCTACCGGCACGGCCGCCTTCATAGCGGATATTGTCCCGCTCAACCGGCGCGGCGAAGCGATGGGCCTGCTGGGCGTGGCCGGCTCCCTGGGCATGGCGGCCGGGCCGGCGCTGGGCAGTCTGCTCACACAATGGTTTTCGCTGAACACCATGTTCTACTGTTCCTCCGGGGCGGCGCTGCTATCCTTGCTGGTACAGGGCACCCTAACGGAAACTTTGCCCCAGGATCAGCGGGAGCGGTTTAGCTGGGGCCTGCTCCGGTTAAACTGGCGGGAGATACTAGAGCCCCGCGTGCTGGCCCCTTCCCTGGTTACGCTGCTGTGCCTGTTCCCCTACGGCGTCATTCTCACAGTAGTGCCCGACCAGAGTCAGCTCATGGGCACCAGCAACAAAGGCTTGTTTTTCACCTGCTACACGCTGGCCTCGCTGGTGGTGCGGCTGGTGGCCGGCCGCGCTTCCGACCGCTACGGGCGGGTGCCGGTGCTGCGTGCTTCCACGGCCCTCATGTTGGTGGCGCTGCTGGTGCTGGCCGGGGCCCATTCCCTGGTTACCTTTCTGCTAGCCGCGGTGCTCTTTGGGTTGGCCGCCGGCGTAAACTCCCCTACCCTGTACGCCTGGACTATAGATCTGAGCCACCCCGAGCGGCGCGGCCGGGCCGTAGCCACCATGTACATTGCGCTGGAAGCCGGCATTGGCATGGGCGCTCTGCTGGCCGGCTGGCTTTATGGCAACGTAGCCGCCCATCTACCCTACGTGCACGGGGTAAGTGCCGGGCTCACGCTGGTGGCCCTGATTTACCTGTTTGTTGGAGTGAGGGCGCGCCCTACGGTATAA
- a CDS encoding DUF3857 domain-containing protein, with the protein MLNTLRIRQRMLLLAVVCCGFASQALAQADPIKFGKVSVADFTPLAADSAAPAVVLCDFGVSKVVGGDDGFRLNFERTTRILIRRKAGYDWATVEVPLYHHDERTERIKTLKGTTYNLEGGKLIATKMGSESIFQDKVDKEHNSCRFTLPNVKEGSIIEFTYTVSSDFLFNLQDWQFQHTIPVRWSEYRTLIPAYFRYKQITRGYLPFAVQEEKVVPYSTQISYSVNSVAPKQETTISNNALSSRWVMQNVPALNEEPFITTTRDYFSSIEFELAVIQYYNQPPQDVANTWEKITEDLLKQEHFGQDLHRATPLAPAMAELPARYPEALARAAAVLAQVQQAVKYNGQERIYTEGTLKQAVQKGQGNSAAVNLLLVQALREAGLNATPLILSTRSHGQVLLDMPVLNHFNYVVAHMRLSDGKEYLLDATDPLLPVGMLPVRCLNGQGRLITDIPAQSRWVSLSPVQRHSTYSNASITLAPDGALHGKGHWEWSGYAGLEARTAGTADLVRTVRQQLGEETSGPAPVLPAVADVSKPLALDMAIQIPRGEGGAAGTIYLTPMKHFGLTSNPLRADSRYFPVDFGMGHDGVHLITMTLPKGYTVVELPKSQALTLPNGGGQFHYSCQQQGNTITIASRLSLLKTQYPAAEYSALRELYDRVAAKHAEPLVLSKAPGTQP; encoded by the coding sequence GTGTTGAATACTTTACGAATCAGGCAGCGCATGCTGTTGCTGGCCGTAGTTTGTTGCGGCTTTGCGAGCCAGGCACTAGCCCAGGCAGATCCTATTAAGTTTGGCAAAGTCAGCGTAGCTGATTTCACGCCGCTAGCGGCCGATTCTGCCGCCCCGGCAGTGGTGCTTTGTGATTTTGGCGTGTCAAAAGTAGTTGGGGGCGACGATGGTTTTCGCCTAAACTTTGAACGCACTACCCGCATCCTGATTCGTCGCAAAGCCGGGTATGACTGGGCTACCGTGGAGGTGCCCCTGTATCATCATGATGAGCGCACGGAACGCATTAAAACGTTGAAAGGCACCACCTATAATCTGGAAGGCGGTAAACTCATTGCCACCAAAATGGGCTCAGAGAGCATCTTCCAGGACAAGGTAGATAAGGAGCATAACAGCTGTCGGTTCACGCTGCCGAATGTGAAGGAAGGCTCCATAATTGAGTTTACCTACACGGTAAGTTCGGACTTTCTCTTCAATCTACAGGACTGGCAGTTTCAGCATACCATACCCGTGCGCTGGAGTGAATACCGCACCTTAATTCCGGCTTACTTCCGCTATAAGCAGATAACTCGTGGCTACCTGCCCTTCGCAGTTCAAGAGGAGAAAGTAGTACCCTATAGCACGCAAATCTCTTATAGTGTGAATTCAGTGGCTCCAAAGCAGGAAACCACTATTTCCAACAATGCGCTAAGCAGCCGGTGGGTTATGCAAAATGTTCCTGCTTTGAACGAGGAGCCTTTCATCACCACGACCCGGGATTATTTTTCTTCTATTGAGTTTGAGCTGGCCGTAATTCAGTATTACAATCAACCCCCGCAGGACGTAGCAAATACCTGGGAAAAGATTACTGAGGATTTATTGAAGCAGGAGCATTTTGGCCAGGACCTGCATCGTGCTACCCCTTTGGCACCCGCTATGGCCGAGTTGCCGGCCCGCTACCCTGAGGCATTGGCCCGCGCTGCTGCCGTGCTAGCCCAAGTGCAGCAGGCAGTAAAGTACAATGGTCAGGAGCGGATATATACCGAAGGCACTCTGAAACAGGCAGTACAAAAGGGTCAGGGCAATTCGGCGGCTGTAAACCTGCTATTGGTACAGGCACTGCGTGAGGCGGGTCTTAATGCTACTCCCCTGATTCTCAGTACCCGCTCGCATGGGCAGGTACTGCTGGATATGCCGGTTCTCAATCACTTCAACTACGTGGTAGCGCACATGCGCCTGTCCGATGGGAAAGAGTACCTGCTAGATGCCACCGATCCGCTGTTGCCGGTTGGCATGCTCCCGGTGCGGTGTCTGAACGGACAAGGCCGCCTGATTACGGATATACCGGCCCAAAGCCGCTGGGTTTCTTTATCGCCTGTTCAACGGCACTCCACCTACAGCAATGCCAGCATTACCCTGGCCCCCGATGGCGCCCTGCATGGCAAGGGCCACTGGGAGTGGAGCGGCTATGCGGGTTTGGAAGCCCGTACCGCCGGCACTGCCGACCTGGTCCGCACTGTCCGCCAGCAGCTTGGCGAGGAAACCTCAGGCCCCGCTCCGGTGCTGCCAGCCGTCGCCGATGTCAGCAAGCCCCTGGCGCTGGACATGGCCATTCAGATTCCCAGAGGCGAAGGCGGGGCAGCAGGCACAATCTACCTTACTCCGATGAAACATTTCGGCCTGACGAGCAACCCGCTCCGGGCTGATAGCCGCTATTTCCCGGTGGATTTCGGCATGGGCCACGACGGGGTACACCTCATCACTATGACTCTGCCTAAGGGCTACACCGTGGTGGAGCTACCTAAATCCCAGGCGCTTACCCTACCCAATGGGGGCGGCCAGTTTCACTATTCCTGCCAGCAACAGGGCAATACCATTACCATAGCCAGCCGGCTAAGCCTGCTCAAAACCCAGTACCCAGCCGCTGAATACAGTGCATTGCGGGAGCTGTACGACCGGGTAGCGGCCAAGCACGCCGAGCCCCTGGTACTCAGCAAAGCGCCCGGCACGCAGCCATAG
- a CDS encoding DUF3857 domain-containing protein produces MISRVLLSCGLTAGLVLAGLSQAQAQADPIKFGKLDPKDFDAKNFVADSGSEAVILCDFGRSRIDYQQEGFRVVFDRITRIKILKKSGYDWATVRIPLYKKNSGEEKVTSLKGMTYNMVNGEIVKEKLESTGIFTEQVDVNHSARKFTLPNVKEGSVIEYAYTVSSDFVYNFQDWEFQHTIPVRWSEYRANIPEYFDYKMLMQGYEPLEVSEHPMSTGQLNIRWSSEITPGARGGRESGGSATLTPQVTNHRWAMKNVPAFRDEPYMTTRQDYVARIDFELAGTKMPEQPYEVKLGTWVSVGNELMGNENFGLQLNRTGFLKAEVAAIVAKYPDLAERAAAIVSLAKQSIGFDGNDQLTSNNGIRKAFEQHRGSSADVNLLLIGLLRDAGLTTTPVILSTRDHGRVDENVPIVNRFNYVLAHVALPENKELLLDATEPLAAVGMLPERCLNTMGRLIPDKADQGRWIGVTSSQRYVHFQMAQLTLDERGGLTGKVHDEHSGYQALQARTKLHKDGEKKYVENNYLKHQDGWEISKYTFQQKDMLSKPLALDMEVKVAGGETASSTIYLNPMRYFGENRNPFLLENRLFPVDFGAAHEETQMLTFTLPAGYEVEELPKSVMVSLPDNGGRFQYSVTPGPAGLQVVSRITFSKPSYSAEEYAHLREFYNHIVAKHAEQIVLKKKS; encoded by the coding sequence ATGATATCACGCGTACTCTTATCCTGTGGCCTGACAGCTGGCTTGGTCCTAGCCGGTCTTTCTCAAGCTCAAGCTCAGGCCGATCCTATTAAGTTTGGCAAGCTGGACCCCAAGGACTTCGACGCCAAAAACTTTGTGGCGGACAGTGGCTCCGAAGCTGTTATTCTGTGTGATTTCGGCCGTTCCCGGATTGATTACCAGCAGGAAGGCTTCCGGGTAGTATTCGACCGGATTACCCGCATCAAAATCCTGAAAAAATCAGGCTACGACTGGGCTACCGTGCGCATTCCGCTGTACAAGAAAAACTCGGGTGAAGAGAAGGTCACCTCCCTGAAGGGTATGACCTATAATATGGTAAACGGGGAAATTGTCAAGGAAAAGCTTGAATCAACCGGCATTTTTACTGAGCAGGTAGATGTCAATCATTCGGCCCGCAAATTCACCCTGCCCAATGTGAAGGAAGGCTCCGTGATTGAATACGCCTACACGGTTTCCTCTGATTTCGTGTACAACTTCCAGGATTGGGAGTTCCAACATACTATTCCCGTGCGCTGGAGCGAGTACCGCGCCAACATTCCGGAGTATTTTGACTACAAGATGCTGATGCAGGGCTACGAGCCTCTGGAGGTGAGTGAACATCCTATGTCTACGGGGCAGCTGAATATTCGCTGGTCCAGTGAGATTACGCCTGGGGCACGTGGTGGCCGGGAGTCAGGCGGCTCGGCTACCCTCACGCCCCAGGTGACCAATCACCGGTGGGCTATGAAAAACGTGCCCGCCTTCCGCGACGAGCCGTACATGACGACCCGACAGGACTATGTAGCCCGCATCGATTTTGAGCTGGCCGGCACCAAAATGCCCGAGCAGCCATACGAAGTAAAGTTGGGCACGTGGGTAAGCGTGGGCAATGAACTAATGGGCAACGAGAACTTCGGGCTGCAGCTAAACCGCACTGGCTTTCTGAAAGCCGAAGTAGCAGCCATTGTAGCCAAATACCCTGACCTTGCCGAACGGGCCGCCGCCATCGTTAGCCTCGCAAAACAGAGCATTGGCTTTGATGGTAACGACCAGCTTACCAGCAACAACGGCATCCGCAAGGCCTTTGAGCAGCACCGCGGCAGCTCAGCCGATGTAAACCTGCTGCTGATTGGTTTACTGCGCGATGCAGGCCTGACTACTACCCCCGTTATTCTCAGTACCCGAGACCATGGTCGCGTAGATGAAAATGTACCCATAGTTAACCGATTTAACTATGTGCTGGCGCACGTAGCACTGCCTGAGAACAAAGAGCTTCTGCTGGATGCCACCGAGCCCCTGGCTGCCGTGGGCATGCTGCCGGAGCGCTGCTTGAATACAATGGGCCGCCTGATTCCCGACAAGGCGGATCAAGGTCGCTGGATCGGGGTTACTTCTTCTCAACGCTACGTGCATTTTCAAATGGCCCAGCTGACCCTGGATGAGCGCGGCGGCCTTACCGGCAAAGTGCATGATGAGCATAGTGGCTATCAGGCCCTGCAGGCCCGCACCAAGCTGCACAAAGACGGAGAGAAGAAATATGTGGAGAATAACTACCTGAAGCACCAGGATGGATGGGAAATATCGAAGTACACGTTCCAGCAGAAAGACATGCTAAGCAAGCCGTTGGCGCTGGATATGGAAGTAAAAGTGGCCGGTGGCGAAACAGCCTCCTCTACCATCTACCTCAACCCCATGCGTTATTTCGGAGAAAACCGAAACCCCTTCCTGCTGGAAAACCGTCTTTTTCCGGTTGACTTTGGCGCCGCCCACGAAGAAACCCAGATGCTCACATTTACACTGCCGGCCGGCTACGAAGTAGAGGAGCTACCCAAAAGTGTGATGGTGAGTCTGCCTGATAATGGTGGTCGTTTTCAGTACAGCGTTACGCCTGGCCCCGCCGGCCTGCAAGTAGTCAGCCGCATTACTTTCAGCAAGCCTTCGTACTCAGCCGAGGAATATGCCCATTTGCGGGAGTTCTACAATCATATTGTGGCCAAGCATGCCGAGCAGATCGTGCTTAAAAAGAAATCCTGA